CTCGTGGTGTAAACTCCCCACCTTCAACACTACCGACCTGACTCTCTATTGCATTCACCAAGTAAGTACCATCTGGCAAACTAAAAGTAAGGAAATCCTCCATAGTTGGTTCTTCTCCACAATCAGGTGTATTTTCTGGAGCTGCTCCAATCTCTCCCTCAGCTACCTTATCTTCTGTATCAAAATCTGAAATCAGGATCGTAATTATTCCACCACTCTGACCTGCACTTTCATCTGCATAGAAAGTTAACTCGCCATTTAAACCTGAATTGAAATCAGGATCAGAATCAGAGTCACAGGCAATAAATAAAGCGAAGCAAAACAGTAATAATCCAAGGAGTTTAAATAGATTCTTCATAAAGGTTTACGTTATAGTTATTTGGCTTATTTTAAGAAAAAGGTATAGTTCAAAGTCTATTTTTCACACAGTGAAACCATTAAAATATCACTGCAAAAACAAGACTGAAAACATGTTAAGAACCAAAAAACATGGTTGAAAGATTCCAAAACTTATTCAGTTATAGGTTAGCTGATTCGCTGAAAAAGGCGATTTGCACAGAAAATTAGTACTATCTATAAAAAACACCATGCTAATTGGATAATTCTTTTATTAAAGGACAAAAAAAGTAGTAGATTGGTCAAGAATTTTTCAACTGATTTTATCAGTAAGATGTCCGATACTTTCGCATACTTAACTGTGGGTTTACGGAGTTATTAATATTGGACTGAAACAGAGAATCGAGATGGAACTAAAACCTGAAGAACTGAAAGACAAACAATTCAGAAAACGCATCTTCGGCGGTTTTCAACCTCAAGAGGTGACAGAGGTACTGGACAAGGCTGCCCGTACTATTGAACAAAAAGAAAAGCAAATTTTATCCCTTGAAGCAGAATTAAGAGGGGCTAGGGAGCGTATTCGTCAACTCGAAGCCATGGGCAGTAAGCTTATGGATACCATTAAGGAGACTGAAAACAGCAAAGAACAGCGTATGCTTCAGGCTGACCAAGAAGCACAATTAAAAATCAGAGAGGCAGAGGAAGAAGCCCGCAGAATCATTTCTGAAACTGAAATGAAAGGGAAAAGACTTTTGCAGGAAGCTGACAGGCAATACAGGTCAAAAATGCAAAACCTTCATCAGAAAACGCAGCAAGCCAACGAGCATCTCGATATGCTGAATGAAAGGAGCAATGACATTTACCACCAATGGAAGTCACTGATAGACAGCACCCAAACTGAAATCAGCAAACTAAAGAAGCTACAAAAAGCCCCATTACCTGAAGGTTCGATTGAAAAAAACAACTCATCAACCACAAATTCAGTTGAGGTTTCAGAAGCTTCCAAAGCATAACTTGTACTTCTTTCCGTTATAATTATTGTAACATCTTCTGAACACTACCTGTAGTGGTAGCTTGTTGCGTCTAAAGATTTGCTTGTTAAACGCCAGTCAGGCTAAAACCAATTTTTGTGGCACTACGAACAATCGTAAATATGATAGGGATCAGTCCCAGTCAAAAAAACTTTGATAAGCTAGAACTTCACTTTTGGATTTTCTTAGCCAGCTTTATTCCAAGTATTAACATTTTTATCTCCCTGCCTTCTGTTGAGATCGTCTTCATCAGAATGTTTATAGCCTCTATCCTGTTAGGAGGTATTATTTATTGGAGACGACTTGCCTTTAAGGTTCCTCGAAAAACACTTGTTGAGCTACTTGTTGCAGGAGTTTTCACATCCATATATTGGATATTTTTCGTGATTGCAGCCAAAATAGGTAATGCCTCAGTTGCTTTGGTAGGAGTAGCCACTTCTCCTTTGTGGGTTAGTATACTATCACCGCTATTTGGAGGGTCAAAGCTAAGTTTCAATGAAGTAATGATGGGGCTAAATGCCATTTTTGGCGTTTACATGATCTTCAGCTCCAGTTTTGCTTACAGTGAAGGAATGATTATGGCGATTGCAGCTGCATTCTTTGCTGCACTAGTGACTATTATCGGTAGCAGACATTCATCAAAGTATGATCACAGAGTAGTGACATTCTATCAGATGATTGGAGGCTGGATAGGAACTATAGCTGTATTCCCTATTTTCTTCTACTACATTGACGAAGGTTCACTCACATTAAAAATTCCAACCTCTACTGACTGGCTCCTAATCTTTACGTTGGCTATTATCTTTTCAATTTTTGCCTTTTCTGCCATGATTAAGGTGATGAAAAGCCTATCTCCATTTACAGTCTCCTTGGCTAACAACCTGTCCCCTATTTATGGAGGTGTTGCTGCCTTATTGCTATTTGGGGAGCAAGAAATCATGGACGTTTACTTCTATGCCGGTGCAATGATCATTATCGCATCATTGGTTGCTCCAACCTTGGCTAAAGCATTATTCCAGCAAAAGATACAAAGAAAGAAACCTGAAAAGGTTTATGATTGACATTGACCTAAACAGGTAACAAATAAAAAGCGGGTATTCCATCTAAATGGAATGCCCGCTTTCATTTTATATCAATCTCTTTAGTCAATCAAAGAAACCTACTTGGCATAACTGCTTCTATGAATTAGGTTGAAGGATACACTCAACACTAGAAGAAGTACTACTGAAATAGTTGTGGCAGAAACGATTCCCATTCTAATTAAATCATAAAGTGAATCTTTTCTTCCACTTGCTTCCTCGTTGATTTGTGTAACCAATTCACTAATCTCCTCTGTCAATCTTACAAGGTCAGGTACAAGTCCTTTATTCATTTTATATCCAACCTTCATATCTTCTTCCACTACCTTCAGGAAAATCGAATTGTATCTGCGTAGGTCTTCTTTCAGTTCGAATTTTTCCTCCTCCGGAACCTGAGGATTGGCTTCCAACTTCATTTTAATTTCTCCACTTAACCTTCTCACTTCGTACAGGTAGGAAGTACCTCCTCGGATCATATAATCCTTTTCCTGATTTCTTAACTTCATCAACAGTTCCTTGTCTATATAACGGGAAGCTTCCAGAAGCTTTACTTGTTCATTCATATATCCAAGTAATCCGTAGTCCTTAAACCCTTTATACTTGATTGAACTAATGATCTCCTTGAATGTCTCGTCATAAGTATTGAGAAGAGAATCAAACCTTACAAGTTCTTTGGCATAGTACAGTTTCCAGTTTCCTTTAGCCTGTTGAATCTCATCAGACATTGCACGCACTTTTTTCAGGTGCTGAAACTGTTGATTAAGAATATCACTTTTACCTTTTGCAAAAAACTCCTCATTGGTGGTTTCATAAGCCAAAAACTGCTCTCCATATCTAGCCATGTTCAATGTTAGATTATAGAGCTGATTAATCTTCATAACAGCCTTGTCTGTATCTTCCATTTCACGGAAAGTATTAAAACTGGTAAAAGCCACAAAGAAAGACAGAACTGAATAAATATAGAATCCTGAAAAGATTTTCTCTTTCAGGGTTCTTGGTTTCAATAACTTCTCGATTACCATTGGCTCGTAGTTTACAGCTCTAAAAGCGGCGTCATCTGACAATTTAGTTAGCTGTTTATTCGATAATGTTTTGGTTGATTTTACGGAAAAAGGTCTATCCCGTTTTTGTTCAGCAAATAGCTTTCAATAATAACGATAGAGAGAAAGTTTATTGAACTTTTCTTAGAAAAAATTGACACGATTTTCTGTTATCTATCAAATACATCTAAAAACTCAGGCACAAACACGAAAAAAAAAGAAAAACCACACCCTGATCAGATGTGGTTTTATGCAGACTCAGGCTATTCTAATATTAATGCTGCACAAGAAAAGCATTTCTCTCTCCTTCATTCCTTCCAATCTTGCGGAAGTTATCGCAATATACTTTAGCCTGATCTTTATATTTCAATGAGCCATACACTACACAGTACAATGGTTGACCATCTACATTTTTAACTTTAATATAAGTCTTGTACATATGATAATAACTTTCAAAATCTTTCGCTTTATCCTGTGCTTTACACAAGCTGTTAGAAGAATATACTTGTAAGCCCCAACCATGAGAAATCACTTGGCTGTTCAAGTCAACAAAGTATGATTTATCTGCCTGCAACTGACCTTGTCTTCTTGCACAAGTTCGGTTATCATTAGGACTTACCTTATATACCTGACCACCTGAAGTTCCCAATCTTTTTAATGAATCATACTCATCTTCCATTTCTCCCAATTGGTTATCCAGTGCTGTTTTCTCACCTTCAAGTCTTAACACTTTAGTGTTCAAGGCACTTACTTCGGAAGAAAGGCGCTGATTCTCACTCTCAAGTTCATTCGCTCGCTTCTCAAACTCATTTGCTCTTTCTTCTATTTGCAGTTTTGCCTTTCTCAGATCTTCATTCTCCGATTTCAGTGTTGCATTTTCCTGTTTCAACTTCTTTTTGGATTGAGCATTTGCCTCTGACAGACTTATATGTAGCATGAAACAGCCAATAATAAGCAGCAGGAGTTTCATATTTTTTTTCATGACAGTACAGTTATTTATAATGGTTTTAGTTTTTTGATTATTCTCTCTCCTCAAATACACTGACTTATTGTATGGTATCTCACAACCAGTCTTGTCAGTGAATCTTATTAGTAAGGCAAAATAGATGGAATGTGAATTTTATCCAAATATCATATGACTACCATACAATTTTAGAAATAACGCCTATATGATCTTAAACCAAAGAAATACACACCTAAAAATGCAAAGAGGTTATTATATTTGTAAAATGGAGAGCAAATAGCTTTAATAACCAACTATGCTAAAGAACATTCTGTGCTTAATATGCCTTTTAATCACAATAATATTGACAGGGTCAAACCTGAAGGCACAACAATCAGCACCAAGACTTACATACCGTTACTGGCTTGACTTAACCAATGTAAAAAATGATCGAGTAAATGTCACACTGATTACTCCCTCTGTTGTTTCAGACGAAGTAGTTTTTCAAATGCCAAGTATTGTTCCTGGCACCTACAGTGTTTACAATTTTGGACGATTCATTCATAAGTTTAAAGCATGCAACCAGAATGGCAAACCCCTAGAGGTTGAAAAGACAGATGAAAATTCATGGAAAATACTGAACGCCCAACAGCTCTACAAGATTGAATATCAAGTAGAAGACACATGGGACACCAATCAAAGTGATTTAGTATTTGAACCAGGTGGATCAAACATTGAAGCTGGTAAAAACTTCATTATCAACTCCCATGCTTTTATGGGCTTTCTTGATGGTATGAGAGATTTCCCATTTGAAGTCAATGTTTACCACCCTACAGACCTGTTTGGCTCAACAGCTTTAGTCAGCCGTAACTCGACAGAACAAACTGACCGTTACTTGACTAAGAACTATCAGGTATTGGCTGATTCCCCCATTATGTATACACAGGCTGACACAGCAACTATTACACTTGGCGATACAGACGTACTGATTTCACTCTACTCTCCAAATGATATGCTCAATGCGGAGGTTGTTGCTACGCACCTAAACCAAGTGTTATTCGCCCAGCAACGATACTTGGGAGGTAAACTACCTGTAGACCGGTATGCATTTCTGATTTACCTGTCAGACAAGCCATCACTTTCAGGTGCTATCGGTGCTCTGGAACACTCCTATTCTTCTGTATATTTTCTTCCGGAAGCTTCTGAGGACTTTCTAGCCAGTACCATTCGTGATATTGCAGCTCATGAGTTTTTCCATATTCTAACACCGTTAGGACTACACTCTGAAGAAATCAGCAGTTTTGATTTTGAACACCCAAGAATGTCTAAACACCTTTGGCTCTACGAAGGAGTCACTGAATACTTTGCCCACCATGTTCAGGTTCAAGAAGGGTTAATCTCTACAGACGTCTTTTTCAGAGTTATCAAAAACAAAATAGAAACGGCTGCCAACCACTACAATGACTCCATTCCGTTTACTGACTTGAGCAAGTATTGTCTTGATAAATATGCTGATCAGTATGGAAACGTCTATGAAAAAGGTGCCCTGATTGCCATGTCTCTTGACATATTACTTCTTCACAAATCTGATGGACATTATTCACTAAGAGACCTAGTATTGGACCTTATTGACAGATATGGTAAAGACAAGCCTTTTCAAGACGATGACCTCTTTGAAGAAATAGCTAAAATCAGTGGCATTCCTGAAACCCGACCATTTTTCGCAAACTATGTCGAAGACAACCAGCCTCTTCCCCTTTCCGAAATATTGGCTTTGGCAGGTGTGGACTACTACAAGGAAAGAGAGGTTGAAGTTTATACATTAGGAAATGTGGATATTGACCTAACTGAAGAAGGAAAACTGATAGTGACAGGTATAAATGAACTTGATAGGTTTGGTAAAAAGCTTGGCTACGAAAAAGATGATATCATATTATCATTCAATGGTATTGACATCGATGCAGACAACGCAGGTGAGATGATACAGGACTTTAAGCAAAATGCACGAAAAGGTTCTAAGCTCGTCCTTAAAGTTCAGCGGAATGGCAAGACTAAAAAACTCAAGTCCAAAGTTAAGCCAATCAAAAAAGTCAGGCATGATGTATTTGAGCCAATGGACCGTCCAAAAAGACATCAGCAACTGGTTTTTGACGCATGGATAAACGGACTTTCTGATGATCGGTAATTCTTAAATATTGCTAATCACAATGGTGATTTGTTTTCTGCCACTATAAAATACTATTTTCGTGCTTTGGGTTTAACTCCTCTCCAGTCTCTTCTAAATGTTTAGAATATTCTCAAATTTGAAGAGTTGTATGCTTTGTCTTCTTCCTCAATTGGGAAACTTGACTTTACTTAAAACAAATTTTTGAATGCCATTAAAGCTACAATGGCTATAAAATCGACAATATATGAATTTGAAGCTTCGTAACCCTCTTGCCGTATTTGACTTGGAAACAACAGGAACCAATATTGTCAAAGACAGGATTGTGGAAATTTCTGTAGTCAAAATTATGGTGGATGGTGAAAAGAAAATAAAAACACTGAGGATTAATCCTACTATCCCTATTCCATTGGAAAGCAGCCTTATCCATGGTATTTATGATGAGGATATCAAGGATGCTCCAACTTTCAAACAAGTCGCCAAGGAAATTGCCGAATTCATGAAAGGTGCTGATCTGGCTGGTTTCAATGTGATGCGCTTTGACATTCCTGTATTAGTTGAGGAATTTTTGAGAGCAGGAATCAACTTTGATATCAGTAACAGGAAAGTTGTGGATGCCCAACGTATTTTTCATATGATGGAGCCAAGAACACTGACTGCCGCATACAAGTTCTACTGCAAAAAAGACCTTGAAGATGCTCACTCTGCGGAAGCGGACACAATGGCTACTTTTGAGGTACTGGACGCACAGGTTAAACACTATGAAGGTGCTACTATCAAGGATAAGGATGGCAAGGAATACCAACCTATTCACAATGATGTAGAAGTACTGCATAAACTCACACTGAGTAATGCTGTTGACTTTGCCAACCGTATGGTCTACAACAATGATGGCGTGGCTGTATTCAATTTTGGTAAGTATAAAAACCAATCTGTTCTGGAAGTCCTGAAAAAGGATCCTGCATATTATGACTGGATTCAGAACAATGACTTCCCTCTGAACACCAAACAAAAACTTACAGAGATCAAGCTTAGCATGTTTAATAACCGCTAAATCAAAAAAGGGGCAGTAAAGTAATATTACTGTCCCTTTTTATCTATCGCTCAACTGTTGTATCCCTTCTACAATTTCAAGCATTTCACTCAAAATCATCGCTGTTGCCCCCCACACCACCTTTCCATCTATATCAAAAGATGGTGCATTGAAACGCATTCCTCTTACATCAATTGTTGACATTTTTTTTGTCTCTGGATTCAATAAATGCCCTAAAGTCGTTTCTATTACCTCATCCACTTCTACAGGATCTAGCGTATATTCATTTCTTTTATTTGAATAGGCGATAACGGGAGTTACCAACATATTACTTGGCGGTATATAAAGGTCACTCAAAGTACCAAGTACTTCCGTTGGACGAACTTCTATACCAATTTCCTCATAACACTCACGCAATGCTGTAACTATCAATGATGGATCTTCAGGGTCTCTTTTTCCTCCGGGCAATGCCATTTGTCCTCCGTGTACTCCATCATACATAGGTCGCTGAATCAATGGAAAGCTAAAGTCATCTTCTCCAAAGTCTGATAATAGAATCAATACGGCAGATGGTCTTGCATCTGTTGGAGGCATTAAAGCCCCCCTTCTTTTTCTATTATCAGAAGCCATCTTGACGTGTGCCTCCATTCCTGGAAGCTCATCTCCACGTAAATAGAGCTTTAGTTTATCTATAAATTTATTTTCCATGCCAGATTATTTGAATAAATAATAAGAATAGCTATCTCCATTATAGAGTGCTATTTTTTTCAGTATTTTCTTCAAAGTACAGCTCCTCATTGATCATTGGTATCATAGCTAAAGCCACCGCCTGTGTGTAATAAGCAGTTCGGTCTACTGCCCCATTAGTCAACAAACCAACAGAACCACCCTGCTGTTTGGAGTTTTCCTTTTTAAAAACCATATCATCAGCCACTCCTAACTCTATTCCTTGATCAACCAAGTTTGACACTAAAGCAGGTAAGTAGAATGTGCCTGTTCTTGCTTTGGCATTTCGTCCATACTTGTCAATAATATAGATCCATGCAAACACTTCCATTTCACCATCCAACTTATCTACACCACCTTCAATACCAAACCAAAAGTCTGCATTAGGATTAACATTTTTCGCATTTTCGGCCCTGCAACGTGCGCCTTTCAATGTTTCTTCAGAAGTCATCGGTTGATCTGAAACACCTGATGGAACCGAAATACCATCCACCTCCAATTCGTAAGAAGGCATAACCATCTGAACACCTGTCAATGCAGCGTTTACCTTAACTGGGTTTTTAGAAGCTACGATAAGCTTAACTTTAGTCATCAGTCTTTAAAATAAAAATTAAACAAAAAACTCCTGTCCCTTTAATCAAGGACAGGAGTCTAAAAATAGTACTCTAAAACTAAAATCAGTAGAACTTTTTGTTACTGATATTGAATATATTCTTTTTCCTTTCTGTTCAGGAACTTATTCAGATTTACCAACAACCCCAATACAACCATCACCATTCCTCCAATTGCTGCACCAATCAGGAGCTGATACGGGTCATTTTTAAATGATGCATTTTTTGATGTAAAGCCACTTACAACCTGTAAAGGCTCTAAATTGACTAGCTCAAGCTCTACCTCCTGCAACTGCTCTAAAAGCTCCTTCTTTTCCTTAACTACATTCAAGTAAGTCTCTCCAGATGTCTTCACCTTATCACTACTCATAGGCATCAAGTATTGACCACCCATCAATGTCCCGTCTACCTGACCACTATTATCAGCCTGATCAGCTATCACTCCTTGTAAGGATGACTGAAGAACATTTAAATTATTGATTTCTTTCTGAATCGACTCTTTCTTACTTTTCAGATTATTGCTAGACAACTCAAGGCTCTTTTTCACATAACCATTACTAGTTACATAAGATACAATCCCCTGCTCTATTTGACCCAACGAATAGTTTTCAATTCCTGATTTCAGCCTAACTGCAAACATATCTTCATTTACCAATGCGTTTAACTTCAAGGTATCTATACTAAATTGAAGGTTTTCATTCGCACCAACGGACTTTTCCAACTCCTCAAAATCCGTTGATGAAAAAGCTTCGATTGCTTTTATTTGACTTGCTTGCTCAACTGGAATATTCAGTTTATTGGCTAACATTTCTTTGGACTTTTGAGTATCAGATCCACACAAACCATCTAGCCAATTGATATAGTTGACAAAACTTTCTCCTTTCAAATATTCTGACTTTACAACCATTGTACTTTCAGTCAGTCCAAAAGAATGGTAGACTTGGAATCCAATTCCAATAAGTCCTCCTGCCAATACACCAATCCCAATCCCTTTATACCACTGTTTTAAAAAAGCCCTAAATGCGATCAAAAAGACAACTATACCTCGACCTATCCGTTTTAAACCTTTTCCAATCAGATGAAACAGCTGTACCAAATCGATTTCATCTGATGAGTTTTGGTTTGGTTGATAATAATCCCCTTTCGTTTCTTTTTTTTCTATTTCAAAATCAGTTTTAAACTGGTTCATTCGATGTTTTTTTTGATGAAAGGCTGCAAAGCTAAATGAAAATGCTAAATGTTACAGCTCTAATTATTATATATCAAAGCTTAATGCTTACCATATTACAAAATCAAGCACCTCTCATGTTGATAATTACCTGTGATTTCCTAAACCAACTTTAATAGCAATTACCAATCCTAAACACTTAAATAAATGAATATCAACTCATTCATTTTTTTGATCTTTTGCTCTAAAAAGAGGGTTAATGATTTACCTAAACTAATGACACAAGAAGCAGGAGAAAAAGTTGGAGTACTTTTGAAATAAAAAACTGTCATTGGAGAAAATTCAAAAAAAATCATCATTGCTAATAAAATAAACCAGCAATTGCTAAATTTGGTGCTGACAGAGGAATTTATTGACTTTTTTTAAGGACAATCAAGATTAGAACTATATTTAGGGCATTGACAGTTAATGATATGCCGCTGCTACATGTAAAGTCATGGTTATCATTATGTCTTGATCCAAACTGAACTATTCAACGTTATGCTGAAACATCTGCTGATTAAAAACTATACGCTGATTGAGCATACAGAAATCTCACCTGCTGAAGGTCTTAACATGATTACAGGTGAAACTGGTGCAGGTAAATCAATTATGCTGGGTGCTTTAGGGTTACTGAAAGGGACTAGAGCTGACTCAAAGGTACTCTTTGATGAAAGTATGAAGTGTGTGATTGAGGGGGCATTCAACATACAAGAATACCATATGCGTGACTTATTCACAGATTTGGAACTTGATTATGAGAAAATCACCATCTTAAGAAGAGAAATAACACCTGCTGGAAAGTCTCGTGCCTTTATTAATGATACTCCTGTAAAGTTGGATGTACTCCGAAAAGTAAGTGAAAAACTGATGGATATCCATTCACAGCACGACACGTTACAACTCGGTTCCAACGCCTACCAACTTGGACTTATAGATATCTATGCCCAGAATACTTCTTTACTTCAGAAGTACCAGCAGCAATATACCAGTTATAAAAAAGCAGAAAATGCTTACAATCAACTGCTAGCTGAACACAACCAGATCAAGAATGAGTTTGAGTTCAATAGCCATATGCTGCAGGAACTGACAGATATGAATCTGGATGACATTGAGCAAACCAGCATGGAAGAGGAGCTAGAAATGCTTGAGAATGCTGAGAACATTAAATCCAGCTTGAATACTGCTTTAGAGTTCTTGAGTCGTGCTGACTTCTCTGCTGAAAGCAGTCTAAAAAGCGTCATCGGTACCTTGGGGCATATTTCTTCTTTTTCATCTAAGTTAGAAGACCTTAAAAACAGAACTGACAGTTGCTTGATCGAACTGATGGATATTGTCTATGAAATCGAGAAAGAAGACAGTGACTTGTTTTTTGATTTTGAAAGAATCGAATCCATCAAAGATCAACTCAACACATTATATTCTTTACAGAAAAAACATCACGTCAACACGCTTGAAGAGTTGCGTGAAGTAAGGGATGAGCTTCAGCGAAAAGTAGACAAGGTCATCAGTTTTGATGATGAGTTACTTGAGGCTGAAACGCAAAAGAAAGCGCTTTGGGAGACTATGATGGAAGTTGGTAAAGAGCTATCTGCAGTCAGAATTCAAACGATCCCTAAAATTGAAACATCTCTCAATAGCCTGCTAGACAGTTTGGGTATGCCAAACGCTAAAGTAGTCGTTGAGCGTCGTGAACAAGAACCTACTGCTTCAGGTATTGATGAAGTCAGTGTTTTATTTAGTGCCAATAAGGGGCGTGAACCGCAGCCATTGAAAGAGGTGGCTTCTGGTGGTGAATTCTCTCGACTGATGTTAGCTGTCAAATACATCCTTGCCAGTAAAACTTCACTTCCTACCATCATTTTTGATGAGATCGATACAGGTATTTCGGGTGAAATTGCCATCAAGGTTGGTCAGATCATGAAAGATATGGGTAAATCCCATCAGGTAATTACCATCAGTCACTTACCTCAGATCGCAGCACTTGGTGAAAAGCATTACTATGTATACAAGGACAACTCATCAGAGAAAACCATTAGCCGTATGAGGGCTCTCAATGATGATGAGCGTCTTCATGAAATTGCGCAGATGATTGGAGGTGCCAATCCAAGCGAAATGGCACTCAACAGTGCACGTGAATTGATTGAAGCAGGAGCTTAACACTTGCATAAGTCAAATGAATGATAACAAAAGTCCTAATAACACCTCAGTTATTAGGGCTTTTTTTATGTTCCTGCTAAGCAAAATCAGAACTCTTTGTTACTTTTGCCTCCTGTAGTCTGAAGGCTAATATTCGGACATTACGACTTTATACAACGAACCAACCATTGGAAAGATGAAGGCTATCAAAAACACAGATTTCAATTTTGAAAATGCTACAGGTGTTTACCATGGAAAAGTAAGAGATGTTTATTCATTTGGCGATAAATTGGCTATGATTGCCAGTGACCGTATCTCTGCTTTTGATGTAGTGCTAAAAAGAGCAATCCCATATAAAGGTCAGGTGCTAAACCAAATTGCATCTAAATTTTTGGAAATGACTGCCGACATCGTTCCAAACTGGGTTGAAGCTGTTCCGCATCCAAATGTAACAGTAGGTGTTAAATGCGAAACTTACCCTGTGGAAATGGTGATCAGAGGATACTTGGCAGGTCACGCATGGAGAGAATACCGTGATGGCAAGCGTACCCTTTGTGGTGTAGCCCTTCCTGAAGGACTAAAAGAAAATGACAAACTTCCTGAGCCTATTATTACACCTACAACAAAAGCTCACGAAGGTCATGACGAAGATATTTCAAGAGAAGAGATTCTTTCACAAGGATTGGTTTCTGAAGAGGAATACACACAACTTGAAGCTTATACTCGCGCCCTATTCCAAAGAGGTTCGGAGCATGCTGCAAGTCGTGGACTTATATTGGTTGATACCAAATATGAATTTGGAAGTGCAGACGGCAAAATCTATCTGATAGACGAAATTCACACACCTGACTCTTCTCGTTATTTCTATGCAGAAGGCTACAGTGAAAGACAGGAAAAAGGTGAAGCCCAAAAGCAGTTATCCAAAGAATTTGTCAGACAATGGCTAATTGAAAATGGTTTTCAAGGAAAAGACGGACAGGTACAACCAGAAATGTCTGATGAATTTGTTGACTCTGTAACTAACCGTTATATTGAGTTATACGAACATATCATCGGAGAAGCTTTCGAACGCACTTCATATGAAAACCGTGAACAACAAATTGAAGCTTCTATCCGTAATTACTTTACCAAATAATTAGAAGGTAAGTCATTAAACAAGGATAAGGCAGTTTCGTTGTTTATTTGTATTTTTAGGGAATAGTTCCCTAACTTGTTTTCATGAACGGGCAACTTTGATAGCTTAGTTGCCAATCAAAACAGAAGAAAACGTAATCACATGAAATACTCAATTGATAAGGCGGAAAAGTATACAATCTTGACGCCAGAAGTAGAAAAACTAGATTCACTAAAAGCACCTCAGCTGAAGACTGAATTTATTACACTCTTTCAGGCTGGCACCCAAAACTTGATCTTGGATCTTTCCCAAGTAAAATACGTAGACTCATCTGG
This portion of the Limibacter armeniacum genome encodes:
- a CDS encoding DivIVA domain-containing protein, encoding MELKPEELKDKQFRKRIFGGFQPQEVTEVLDKAARTIEQKEKQILSLEAELRGARERIRQLEAMGSKLMDTIKETENSKEQRMLQADQEAQLKIREAEEEARRIISETEMKGKRLLQEADRQYRSKMQNLHQKTQQANEHLDMLNERSNDIYHQWKSLIDSTQTEISKLKKLQKAPLPEGSIEKNNSSTTNSVEVSEASKA
- a CDS encoding DMT family transporter, yielding MALRTIVNMIGISPSQKNFDKLELHFWIFLASFIPSINIFISLPSVEIVFIRMFIASILLGGIIYWRRLAFKVPRKTLVELLVAGVFTSIYWIFFVIAAKIGNASVALVGVATSPLWVSILSPLFGGSKLSFNEVMMGLNAIFGVYMIFSSSFAYSEGMIMAIAAAFFAALVTIIGSRHSSKYDHRVVTFYQMIGGWIGTIAVFPIFFYYIDEGSLTLKIPTSTDWLLIFTLAIIFSIFAFSAMIKVMKSLSPFTVSLANNLSPIYGGVAALLLFGEQEIMDVYFYAGAMIIIASLVAPTLAKALFQQKIQRKKPEKVYD
- a CDS encoding M61 family metallopeptidase, producing the protein MLKNILCLICLLITIILTGSNLKAQQSAPRLTYRYWLDLTNVKNDRVNVTLITPSVVSDEVVFQMPSIVPGTYSVYNFGRFIHKFKACNQNGKPLEVEKTDENSWKILNAQQLYKIEYQVEDTWDTNQSDLVFEPGGSNIEAGKNFIINSHAFMGFLDGMRDFPFEVNVYHPTDLFGSTALVSRNSTEQTDRYLTKNYQVLADSPIMYTQADTATITLGDTDVLISLYSPNDMLNAEVVATHLNQVLFAQQRYLGGKLPVDRYAFLIYLSDKPSLSGAIGALEHSYSSVYFLPEASEDFLASTIRDIAAHEFFHILTPLGLHSEEISSFDFEHPRMSKHLWLYEGVTEYFAHHVQVQEGLISTDVFFRVIKNKIETAANHYNDSIPFTDLSKYCLDKYADQYGNVYEKGALIAMSLDILLLHKSDGHYSLRDLVLDLIDRYGKDKPFQDDDLFEEIAKISGIPETRPFFANYVEDNQPLPLSEILALAGVDYYKEREVEVYTLGNVDIDLTEEGKLIVTGINELDRFGKKLGYEKDDIILSFNGIDIDADNAGEMIQDFKQNARKGSKLVLKVQRNGKTKKLKSKVKPIKKVRHDVFEPMDRPKRHQQLVFDAWINGLSDDR
- a CDS encoding 3'-5' exonuclease; the protein is MNLKLRNPLAVFDLETTGTNIVKDRIVEISVVKIMVDGEKKIKTLRINPTIPIPLESSLIHGIYDEDIKDAPTFKQVAKEIAEFMKGADLAGFNVMRFDIPVLVEEFLRAGINFDISNRKVVDAQRIFHMMEPRTLTAAYKFYCKKDLEDAHSAEADTMATFEVLDAQVKHYEGATIKDKDGKEYQPIHNDVEVLHKLTLSNAVDFANRMVYNNDGVAVFNFGKYKNQSVLEVLKKDPAYYDWIQNNDFPLNTKQKLTEIKLSMFNNR
- a CDS encoding NUDIX hydrolase, with protein sequence MENKFIDKLKLYLRGDELPGMEAHVKMASDNRKRRGALMPPTDARPSAVLILLSDFGEDDFSFPLIQRPMYDGVHGGQMALPGGKRDPEDPSLIVTALRECYEEIGIEVRPTEVLGTLSDLYIPPSNMLVTPVIAYSNKRNEYTLDPVEVDEVIETTLGHLLNPETKKMSTIDVRGMRFNAPSFDIDGKVVWGATAMILSEMLEIVEGIQQLSDR
- the yjjX gene encoding inosine/xanthosine triphosphatase, translating into MTKVKLIVASKNPVKVNAALTGVQMVMPSYELEVDGISVPSGVSDQPMTSEETLKGARCRAENAKNVNPNADFWFGIEGGVDKLDGEMEVFAWIYIIDKYGRNAKARTGTFYLPALVSNLVDQGIELGVADDMVFKKENSKQQGGSVGLLTNGAVDRTAYYTQAVALAMIPMINEELYFEENTEKNSTL